One genomic segment of Helicobacter kayseriensis includes these proteins:
- the dksA gene encoding RNA polymerase-binding protein DksA, protein MERKTLEKFKKTLEERLSILESHIAIANDSLLEINHQTHGDQADMISANSQGMLNASLLHQYEVEAKAIQSSLQKIENGLFGICEMCGDDIDENRLWVKPHAQYCIICREIYEKSM, encoded by the coding sequence ATGGAAAGAAAAACGCTTGAAAAATTTAAAAAAACATTAGAAGAAAGGTTGTCTATTTTAGAGAGTCATATTGCAATTGCAAACGATTCCCTTCTTGAGATCAACCACCAGACACATGGGGATCAGGCAGATATGATCTCAGCAAATTCTCAGGGAATGCTTAATGCTTCTCTTCTGCATCAATATGAGGTTGAGGCAAAAGCCATTCAAAGCTCTCTTCAAAAGATTGAAAATGGTCTTTTTGGAATCTGCGAAATGTGCGGAGATGATATTGATGAAAATAGATTGTGGGTCAAACCTCATGCACAATACTGCATCATTTGCCGCGAAATCTATGAAAAAAGCATGTAA
- a CDS encoding 23S rRNA (pseudouridine(1915)-N(3))-methyltransferase RlmH, whose translation MKINVFSIVKNDSLKPFYQDYIKQCRGIGISLELFDLFPAHVAKAQKISAKEAQKSYTQTFSPHLSQHNVSLHPQGKMMDSFEFAQFLEGKSEICFFIGGAYGFEEEFLKKTTNISLSSLTFSHQIAKIILCEQIYRGGSINVKHPYHK comes from the coding sequence ATGAAAATCAATGTCTTCTCAATCGTTAAAAACGATTCTTTGAAACCTTTTTATCAAGATTACATCAAACAATGTCGTGGAATTGGAATCTCTCTTGAACTTTTTGATCTTTTTCCTGCTCATGTCGCTAAGGCCCAAAAAATTTCAGCCAAAGAAGCCCAAAAATCATACACGCAAACTTTTTCTCCTCACCTATCCCAACACAATGTTTCTCTGCATCCTCAAGGAAAAATGATGGATTCTTTTGAATTTGCTCAATTCTTGGAAGGCAAAAGCGAGATTTGTTTTTTTATTGGTGGAGCATATGGATTTGAAGAAGAATTCTTAAAAAAAACGACAAATATCTCTTTGAGCTCTCTGACTTTTTCTCATCAGATTGCAAAAATTATTTTATGTGAACAAATCTATAGAGGAGGAAGTATCAACGTAAAACACCCTTATCACAAATAG